The following are encoded in a window of Mustela nigripes isolate SB6536 chromosome 1, MUSNIG.SB6536, whole genome shotgun sequence genomic DNA:
- the KCNJ1 gene encoding ATP-sensitive inward rectifier potassium channel 1 isoform X1: MDTSSRNMLRMLIRVLTERMFKHLRKWFVAHFFGHSRQRARLVSKDGRCNIEFGNVEAQSRFIFFVDIWTTVLDLKWRYKMTIFISAFLGSWFFFGLLWYAVAYIHKDLPEFHPSVNHTPCVENINGLTSAFLFSLETQVTIGYGFRCVTEQCGTAIFLLIFQSILGVIINSFMCGAILAKISRPKKRAKTITFSKNAVISKRGGKLCLLIRVANLRKSLLIGSHIYGKLLRTTVTPEGETIILDQININFVVDAGNENLFFISPLTIYHVIDQNSPFFNMAAETLPQQDFELVVFLDGTVESTSATCQVRTSYVPEEVLWGYRFAPIVSKTKEGKYRVDFHNFSKTVEVETPHCALCLYNERDARARIKKGYDNPNFSLSEVSETDDTKM; encoded by the exons ATGGATACATCAAGTCGGAATATGCTTAGGATGTTG atcAGAGTGTTGACAGAAAGAATGTTCAAACATCTTCGGAAATGGTTTGTCGCTCACTTTTTTGGGCATTCTCGGCAAAGAGCCAGGCTGGTCTCCAAAGATGGGAGATGCAACATAGAGTTTGGCAATGTGGAGGCCCAGTCAAGGTTTATATTCTTTGTGGACATCTGGACAACTGTGCTTGACCTCAAATGGAGATACAAAATGACCATCTTCATTTCAGCCTTCTTGGGGAGTTGGTTCTTCTTTGGTCTTCTGTGGTATGCGGTAGCCTACATCCACAAAGATCTCCCTGAGTTCCATCCTTCTGTCAACCACACCCCTTGTGTGGAGAACATTAATGGCTTGACCtcagcttttctgttttctctggaaaCACAAGTGACCATTGGATATGGATTCAGGTGTGTGACAGAACAATGTGGCACTGCCATTTTTCTCCTTATCTTCCAGTCTATACTTGGAGTCATCATCAATTCTTTCATGTGTGGTGCCATTTTAGCCAAGATCTCCAGACCCAAGAAACGTGCCAAGACCATTACCTTCAGCAAGAATGCAGTGATCAGTAAACGGGGTGGGAAGCTTTGTCTCCTAATCCGTGTGGCTAATCTTAGGAAGAGCCTCCTTATTGGGAGCCACATATATGGAAAGCTCCTGAGGACGACAGTCACTCCTGAAGGAGAGACTATTATTTTGGACCAGATCAATATCAACTTTGTAGTTGATGCAGGGAATGAAAATTTATTCTTCATCTCCCCATTGACAATTTACCATGTCATTGATCAAAACAGCCCATTCTTCAACATGGCAGCAGAAACCCTTCCCCAACAAGACTTTGAATTAGTGGTATTTTTAGATGGCACAGTGGAATCAACCAGTGCTACCTGCCAAGTCCGGACATCCTATGTCCCAGAAGAGGTGCTCTGGGGTTACCGTTTTGCTCCCATAGTATCCAAGACTAAGGAAGGGAAATACCGAGTGGATTTTCATAACTTTAGCAAAACTGTGGAAGTTGAGACCCCTCATTGTGCTTTGTGCCTTTATAATGAGAGAGATGCTAGGGCCAGGATAAAGAAAGGCTACGACAATCCCAACTTCAGTTTGTCAGAAGTCAGTGAAACAGATGACACCAAGATGTGA
- the KCNJ1 gene encoding ATP-sensitive inward rectifier potassium channel 1 isoform X2, whose translation MFKHLRKWFVAHFFGHSRQRARLVSKDGRCNIEFGNVEAQSRFIFFVDIWTTVLDLKWRYKMTIFISAFLGSWFFFGLLWYAVAYIHKDLPEFHPSVNHTPCVENINGLTSAFLFSLETQVTIGYGFRCVTEQCGTAIFLLIFQSILGVIINSFMCGAILAKISRPKKRAKTITFSKNAVISKRGGKLCLLIRVANLRKSLLIGSHIYGKLLRTTVTPEGETIILDQININFVVDAGNENLFFISPLTIYHVIDQNSPFFNMAAETLPQQDFELVVFLDGTVESTSATCQVRTSYVPEEVLWGYRFAPIVSKTKEGKYRVDFHNFSKTVEVETPHCALCLYNERDARARIKKGYDNPNFSLSEVSETDDTKM comes from the coding sequence ATGTTCAAACATCTTCGGAAATGGTTTGTCGCTCACTTTTTTGGGCATTCTCGGCAAAGAGCCAGGCTGGTCTCCAAAGATGGGAGATGCAACATAGAGTTTGGCAATGTGGAGGCCCAGTCAAGGTTTATATTCTTTGTGGACATCTGGACAACTGTGCTTGACCTCAAATGGAGATACAAAATGACCATCTTCATTTCAGCCTTCTTGGGGAGTTGGTTCTTCTTTGGTCTTCTGTGGTATGCGGTAGCCTACATCCACAAAGATCTCCCTGAGTTCCATCCTTCTGTCAACCACACCCCTTGTGTGGAGAACATTAATGGCTTGACCtcagcttttctgttttctctggaaaCACAAGTGACCATTGGATATGGATTCAGGTGTGTGACAGAACAATGTGGCACTGCCATTTTTCTCCTTATCTTCCAGTCTATACTTGGAGTCATCATCAATTCTTTCATGTGTGGTGCCATTTTAGCCAAGATCTCCAGACCCAAGAAACGTGCCAAGACCATTACCTTCAGCAAGAATGCAGTGATCAGTAAACGGGGTGGGAAGCTTTGTCTCCTAATCCGTGTGGCTAATCTTAGGAAGAGCCTCCTTATTGGGAGCCACATATATGGAAAGCTCCTGAGGACGACAGTCACTCCTGAAGGAGAGACTATTATTTTGGACCAGATCAATATCAACTTTGTAGTTGATGCAGGGAATGAAAATTTATTCTTCATCTCCCCATTGACAATTTACCATGTCATTGATCAAAACAGCCCATTCTTCAACATGGCAGCAGAAACCCTTCCCCAACAAGACTTTGAATTAGTGGTATTTTTAGATGGCACAGTGGAATCAACCAGTGCTACCTGCCAAGTCCGGACATCCTATGTCCCAGAAGAGGTGCTCTGGGGTTACCGTTTTGCTCCCATAGTATCCAAGACTAAGGAAGGGAAATACCGAGTGGATTTTCATAACTTTAGCAAAACTGTGGAAGTTGAGACCCCTCATTGTGCTTTGTGCCTTTATAATGAGAGAGATGCTAGGGCCAGGATAAAGAAAGGCTACGACAATCCCAACTTCAGTTTGTCAGAAGTCAGTGAAACAGATGACACCAAGATGTGA